One genomic window of Salvia miltiorrhiza cultivar Shanhuang (shh) chromosome 4, IMPLAD_Smil_shh, whole genome shotgun sequence includes the following:
- the LOC131022560 gene encoding acetyl-coenzyme A carboxylase carboxyl transferase subunit alpha, chloroplastic-like, with product MASMTQCPTSFSGNLSSKPTASDLLRSSNNGASGVPLRALGRAQLGAKRRDFSISAKVRKTKKHEYPWPEDPDLNVKGGVLSHLSPFKPLKEKPKPVTLAFEKPLMDLQKKIVDVQKMANDTGLDFSDQIISLENKYQQALKDLYTHLTPIQRVNIARHPNRPTFLDHVFNITEKFVELHGDRAGYDDPAVVTGLGTINGRSYMFMGHQKGRNTKENIQRNFGMPTPHGYRKALRMMYYADHHGFPIVTFIDTPGAYADLKSEELGQGEAIAQNLRTMFGLKVPIVSIVMGEGGSGGALAIGCANKLLMLENAVFYVASPEACAAILWKTAKASPKAAEKLKITATELTKLQIADGIIPEPLGGAHADPHWTSQQIKTAIVETMDELVKMDTESLLKHRAQKFRKIGGFQEGIPIDPKRKINMKKKEEPIVQMSKTSALELKDEIDKLKQHILEATKSSTGSPERGLKEMIEKLKIELDYEYNEAAKALGMEEKILMIREKVAKSRNVNDQLAHPALKEKIEQLMDEFEDSLHSAPNYSSLMYKLDMLNELSKAFDFSKKSPGKADLKSEINKRFKELVERPDVKQKIETLKAEISNSGVTDVSSNPELNEKVAKLRSELDSEFKDVLESLGLYVVPSEAKAKLDALNREVKMTIDDVGKSSDLKNKIEQLKAEMARAGNTPDEESRSKIEALAAETKQAIAESINSTELKKKHEMLVAEMIEGAAESEDDQSKLHDSQVNVNLETSCSFT from the exons ATGGCTTCGATGACCCAGTGTCCGACATCATTTTCTGGGAATTTGTCTTCCAAGCCTACTGCTTCTGATCTTCTTAGGAGCTCAAATAATGGTGCTTCCGGTGTTCCCCTAAGAGCCCTTGGTAGGGCCCAACTGGGAGCGAAAAGGAGGGACTTCTCTATATCTGCAAAGGTTAGGAAAACAAAGAAGCATGAATACCCATGGCCAGAAGATCCGGACCTGAACGTGAAGGGTGGAGTCCTTAGCCACTTGTCACCTTTCAAGCCTTTGAAAGAGAAGCCAAAGCCAGTTACTTTGGCTTTTGAGAAGCCTCTGATGGATCTCCAGAAAAAGATAGTTGAT GTCCAAAAGATGGCGAATGACACTGGTCTGGATTTCAGCGATCAAATTATTTCACTAGAAAATAAATATCAACAG GCTCTGAAGGATCTCTACACGCATCTGACTCCTATACAACGTGTCAATATTGCACGACATCCAAACAGGCCAACATTTCTTGATCATGTTTTCAATATTACTGAGAAG TTTGTAGAGCTTCATGGTGATCGAGCTGGATATGACGATCCTGCTGTTGTCACTGGACTTGGTACCATAAATGGCAGAAGCTACATGTTCATGGGCCATCAGAAGGGAAGGAACACGAAAGAGAATATTCAGCGCAACTTCGGGATGCCTACCCCTCATGG TTACAGGAAGGCCCTACGCATGATGTACTATGCTGATCACCATGGATTTCCGATCGTCACCTTTATTGACACTCCAGGGGCATATGCTGACCTTAAATCTGAAGAACTAGGACAA GGAGAAGCAATTGCACAGAACTTGAGAACCATGTTTGGTCTAAAAGTACCGATTGTTTCAATTGTTATGGGCGAGGGTGGCTCTGGCGGAGCTCTGGCTATTGGTTGTGCTAATAAGCTGCTAATGCTTGAAAATGCAGTCTTCTATGTTGCCAG CCCTGAAGCATGCGCTGCAATCTTGTGGAAGACTGCAAAAGCTTCTCCAAAG GCTGCTGAGAAACTAAAGATAACAGCAACTGAGTTGACAAAGCTGCAGATTGCCGATGGCATCATACCT GAACCTCTTGGAGGTGCACATGCAGATCCCCATTGGACTTCTCAACAGATAAAAACTGCAATTGTTGAAACAATGGAT GAACTCGTAAAGATGGACACTGAATCATTACTAAAACACAGGGCTCAAAAGTTTCGGAAAATCGGTGGATTCCAAGAGGGGATCCCAATTGATCCCAAAAGGAAGATCAacatgaaaaagaaagaagaacctATAGTTCAGATGAGTAAGACTTCGGCGTTGGAATTGAAGGATGAGATCGACAAACTGAAACAACATATTTTAGAAGCCACCAAGTCATCCACAGGTTCCCCCGAGAGGGGATTAAAGGAGATGATTGAGAAACTTAAGATAGAGCTCGACTATGAATATAACGAGGCTGCAAAAGCTCTAGGCATGGAGGAAAAAATCTTGATGATCCGTGAAAAGGTTGCAAAGTCGAGGAATGTCAATGATCAGCTTGCACATCCCGCTTTAAAGGAAAAGATCGAACAACTGATGGACGAATTTGAGGATAGCCTTCATTCGGCACCCAACTACTCTAGCCTGATGTATAAGCTTGACATGCTGAACGAGTTGTCAAAAGCTTTCGATTTCTCAAAGAAGAGCCCCGGCAAAGCTGACTTGAAAAGTGAAATCAATAAGAGATTCAAAGAACTTGTGGAACGTCCTGATGTTAAACAAAAGATTGAAACACTGAAGGCTGAGATATCAAACTCGGGAGTAACGGATGTTAGCTCAAACCCGGAGCTAAATGAGAAGGTTGCAAAGTTGAGGAGTGAGTTAGATTCGGAATTCAAAGACGTTCTTGAATCTTTGGGTTTGTACGTGGTACCTTCCGAAGCCAAGGCAAAATTAGATGCTTTAAACAGAGAAGTTAAGATGACTATAGATGATGTCGGCAAGTcctcagatttgaaaaacaaaatCGAGCAGCTGAAGGCAGAGATGGCTAGAGCTGGAAATACACCCGATGAAGAATCAAGAAGCAAGATCGAGGCCTTGGCTGCAGAAACGAAGCAAGCCATTGCCGAGTCTATAAACTCCACGGAATTGAAAAAGAAACACGAGATGTTGGTGGCTGAGATGATAGAAGGTGCAGCTGAATCCGAAGATGACCAGTCCAAGCTCCACGATTCTCAAGTAAATGTCAATCTGGAAACCTCCTGTAGCTTCACCTGA